The following are encoded together in the Microbacterium hatanonis genome:
- a CDS encoding TetR/AcrR family transcriptional regulator: MSRWAPDAALRLESAAVELFEEQGYGPTTVPQIAARAGLTTRTFFRHFADKRDVLFLRDREFPDVVGAALAGLPDALGPGELVERGLAVAVAPLDHWRDSIGRRRALIQTDDRLKERELLKSARLSEAVASALGTRGLTPLDARLLAATAVAVFDAALDEWLDSADGTALADHLTAVWERMRAVRG; this comes from the coding sequence ATGAGTCGATGGGCACCGGACGCGGCACTGCGTCTCGAGAGCGCCGCCGTCGAGCTGTTCGAGGAGCAGGGGTACGGGCCGACGACCGTTCCGCAGATCGCGGCGCGTGCCGGGCTCACGACCCGCACGTTCTTCCGGCACTTCGCCGACAAGCGCGACGTGCTGTTCCTCCGCGACCGGGAGTTCCCCGACGTGGTCGGCGCCGCGCTCGCGGGCCTCCCCGACGCCCTCGGGCCGGGGGAGCTGGTAGAGCGAGGGCTTGCCGTCGCGGTGGCTCCGCTCGATCACTGGCGAGACAGCATCGGACGGCGCAGAGCACTCATCCAGACCGACGACCGTCTGAAGGAACGGGAACTGCTGAAATCGGCACGCCTCTCGGAGGCTGTGGCGAGTGCGCTGGGAACGCGCGGGCTCACCCCTCTCGACGCGCGGCTGCTCGCAGCGACGGCGGTCGCCGTCTTCGATGCCGCCCTCGATGAGTGGCTCGATTCCGCCGACGGCACGGCTCTCGCCGACCACCTGACAGCCGTGTGGGAGCGGATGCGCGCCGTCCGCGGCTGA